A window of Theileria parva strain Muguga chromosome 4 map unlocalized ctg_529, whole genome shotgun sequence genomic DNA:
TCAGCTCCGGTCATGCCAACTGTGCGTTTGGCCATGGTAGTAAGATCAATGTCACTAGATAAAATCATCTTACTGGCATAGTGTTTCAGTATTTCAAGTCTTCCCTTCATGTCAGGTAGTGGTATGTATACTGTTTTATCTAATCTTCCTGGTCTTACAAGAGCTGGGTCAAGGCTTTCTGGGAAGTTAGTTGCACAGAGAACTACTATTCCCTCGTGTTTAGCAAACCCATCCAACTCAACCAAAAGTTGGTTTAGGGTCATCCTAACACTGTTGTGGTCCATGGATGATCTTCTACTTCCCACAGCGTCTAGTTCATCTATGAACACAATGCAAGGAGAAATTGATTTTGCagttttaaacaaatcCCTGATTCTCCTTGCACCAACTCCTACAAACATCTCTTCAAATTCAGAGCCTGAGGCGTGAATGAAAGGGACTCCAGCTTCACTTGCAAGTGCTCTTGCAATGAGGGTTTTTCCTGTGCCTGGACTACCTGCCAACAGTATCCCTTTAGGCAGTTTAGCTCCAAGTTTGGCGAATTTCGACGGTTCTTTTAAGTATTCTATCATCTCCTCCAGCTCTTCTCGAACCTCATCACAGCcctaataattataaacattatctaaaatacctttacATCGTCGAATGTTGTGTCGGACTCGTCAGGCGTTATCACCTTAAATGAGTGTTTCATACTTCTATGTAAATTCTGGTTAAACATGAGTACAAAGCTTCCGAAGAACAGGACCAAGGTTGAAAAGGACACAAATTTCCTCAAGAATTTCCATCTATACATCATTTATAATGGTGGAAACTTACAGGTTATTCCCTGAAGAGGGATTAACTACTACATGGATCGGGTTCTTCTCATCAACTTTCAGGTATATCTCATTGCGATCTaacaagtttaaaattttatcctAAAATAAAGCATAAACTTgttaatttggttaaacttacgttaattttattatcagTGAAGTTTGTGTTTGGTGGTTCAACTAAAGGCCTAAGGGATCTACTGTAAAGTGTATTTGATAAAACCAGAGCCCTTAAATACTCCTTTAAAACTCCTTCATCCTTGGGAAATGTGTTGTTATGGCAGGATTCAACTGCTCTTATTACGATCCTTGGATCATAATTGTTTGCTTCTCTCAAATTCAATTCGTTTAACTTTCCTCGTAGGATATCCTCATCTATTGATCtttttaaactatataTTCTAGTTGATGAGTGAGTTATTGAGCGTTTTGGCAGGTAAAATGAGTAACTGCTTCCTCTGATTCTTCCCTTATGGGATAAGTTATTAATCAGAGCCACAGTATACTTTCTTatcatttaattattaaagtaaaatttaaattaaatataaattaatataaatttataatataaaaatataatctagtaaattttcattacaATATATATTGTGAGTAACACAAcatgtaataatatacagaaaattaatttacaatttataaatctAGTCAATTTCAGTTTGTATTTTAGCAAGGTTTGTATACGTTATATCAGTTTCGTTATCTTGGCTATATCGGAACAACGGTAAATCAATGTACTCCCctaattatttttgttacaacatttacacataccGTTGTGGAACACTGATCTCTTTGTATCAAATGACACGAAGCTTCTAGGCTCACTTGATATTTGCTCCACTAATTTTTGTCTCGCGTAATATGCATTTTTGAAGTTATTAAACCTTAGAACTATCCACTGAGGGTCCaaactaaaaaattttggGTCTGATTTTTCTCACTCTGTTAATGAATCTTTTTTGATATCTTCCATCATTGATGGGTCTATATGGTTatctttaatttgtttattttcctCTGGTGTGTTTGACTCTTTGATATTCTTTTCAGCTGTAACTACCATTGAACTACTAtttttcttcttcctcCTTGCCAACggtgttattttacacgTGCTAAACTCTACAAACTATTAAAAGGATATAAAATACCATGGGTTTGATTATCATAATCTGAATCATCATATATATCCACCAATGTGTTTGCTATAAACTGCAGTGCTCCTAAACACATTGAACCTCTGGTCGGTTACCTGACATCTTCTTAAATGGGGGATAAATAGCTGTTATTAAGCTATGCTTGTATTCCGCAAATTCTGGATATATCATCCTCCCAAAGAACAGGATTCCAAACACTCTAATGTTAGGAGAACAAAGTGAGTTTCTATCCTCACTATTTTCAAACTCTAAAAACTCTGTCAAAATAAGAACATACCAACTATAGCGTATAATGGTGAATACTTATCCTTTGGATCATAACTGTGATTTTTACTCATATTGTTTGGGTTTGCAAGTCTTGCCAGTGGCGGCACTCTATCATCAATTATCTCTATATTCTTCAAACGACCAAACTTCGATAACACCTCAGTTAACTTTTCTTTCAAGACGTCAAACTCAATAAATGGTAAGTTATATATGAATGCATATCTCGACTCTTCCATTttcttattatttatactctGGTCATTCCACTCTATGCTTGCCTCATACACGGCTTTCTAAACCATAATTATATCATTTACTCATACCGTTATGTTCTGATCCCTAAGGaactttattttgttaatcTTCAGGTATCTCATCAGCAAATTTCTTTTCGcagttttatttttcgACGCCTTCTCTTCCAACACCTTTTCGCGAATCTCCTTTGCTCTCTGCACATTTGAAAACTTCTCTAGTGTGTCAATTCCATACGATGATCTCAGAGTTTCAAATGAATTatcctaaaaattttacaatagATAAACTTACATAGTTTAGTATATATCGAACTCTTAACATTGAGTACATATCATGCGATGTTAACAAATCAATACACCTTATTAACCATCTACTGACCATCTCATGGTCTGACGTTGGCTTATGCTTGGATATACATTTTAAGAACTTTGATAAATACTGTTTCCTATGAACTTCAGTTTTCCTTTTAGGCGATGTTTGATAAGGTGCCAGAACCTGGTTATTGATCTTAATTATTGTATCAAAGTCAAAGTTGTTATATGAGTATAATAGGAAATTCTTGTGAGAGCTTCTACACAACTGCTTTTgatttaagtttaaagTCGCGGAATCATGAGCTAATATTATGGAATCCTCGACATTATGAGAGTGTTCTACATGATTAGTATTTAAAGTAGGAGTTGAGTGttgtaaattttgatttttataaatattgtttGGGTATGTATTAAGTGTTGAATAAAAACAGTTGAATTTGCGATATAAAggaaaaaatttaaaaatgtggGAAACATTAGAATATCCTCTTGATATATTTGAGATAAGATAAGATTGTGTATGAATTAAATGTGAAATAATCATATTTGTGTAATCTGatataatatttcattttattataaaatcaaataataaataataaaaatacaaaacaaaaatataatacttTAATAATAGAAAACAAcgataattaaaaaatatattatttaaattattattatataatatacactatactcaacaaattattagttaaaacattccttttatattatatatttataatttaaaattttatattatttaaactaattaattcttttaataaaaaatttttaagattttaaaaaattactataattttcaaatttaatcaCATTCAAAGATAAATgtaacataaattaataacCTAAATGCCCAGAAAAACTAAAAAGAAATCATTAGATAAATCTAATGATACGAAACATCCAAattctaataaattaaccaaTGGAACTGATGATATCGCAGACGATGGTACACTTTTTAAACtaacattgttaatttagatTATGATTCTAGTGACGAATCTGAAGATTTCTCAGCTGAACTACTTACGGATAAAGTTGAAGATAACATATACAAGACCTTGATGAAAATTAGGCATGAAGATCCTGAAATCTACAATTACGACCACAAATTCTTCAGTGATTCTGACTTTGAAGATGACGAAGATGAGAAGACAAATAAACAAGTAATTATacttatatataaatttattataggAGAAACCCTTCACATACTCTGATTTCGTTCGTGAAACACTTTTGAAAGAGGGCTCAGAAGCATTTGAGAATTACCTTAACGCTACTTCCGAcggtatttatttactaacATGACATTTACTAGGAATTTCATACACTGAAGAACAAAATAACCTCAAAAAGGCCTTTCTTGAGGCCTCCGAGGCTCTAGACGATTCCGatttattaactaaaaGCGATGCGATTGATGTTGTTCCCAATTTCATTGCATCTCGACCCATTcgtgtaaattattaagtaCATAATAAACATTTAGATCAAGCCTTCGAGAGAAACTGAACTAATTTCTAGTTATTGGGgtatgtaaatttaaattaataaaaacattTAGCTTCACAAGAAAAACTTGACGAGAATGAGGAGTTTTTAAAGGACTACATAATTAACCAGAGGTGGAGAGAAGATAAACTTGAGAATTTTAAAGTCGACCACAGATTAAAAAAACTGTATGTTTCAAAACTAatctaattattttagtgaTGAGTATGATGAAGAACACTTGGAAAAGGCTGACGAGTTTGAACATAAATACAACTAcaggtatttttaacacattattattatgcactctataatatattatatattcaacacattttaatatactaattgataaatatagATACGAGGAAGAAGACGGGGCAAAAATCATTGGATATCCTAGAAACATAGAAGATTCAGCTAGGAAAAAGGATGAAAGAAGAAGGCTTAAAAGACTTGAAAAGAAGAAAAGGAAGATGGAAGAGAAGGTTAGAAGAGACGAGAACATAAAAAGACTCAAGAATCTGAGAAGATCAAAGTTTGAAATGGTTAAGGAAATAGAATCAACAGCCGGAGTATCGTCAATTAAACAGGATGCTATTGATTTTGACGCTCCATATGATCCAGAACAGCATGAACGAGATATGAAGAAGATCATAGGTCTTGGGTATGATAAACAAGATGACGACAATTTCGACGCGGATTTGAACCCTGAAATGTGGTGGATGTGTGATGAATGTAAGAAAGGGATATTTTCAGGTCAAACACACTATGATTGCAAAGAATGTGACGACTTTACGTTATGTGAGAAATGCCTAACAGTTACAGGTCACGAGCATAAAGACTTTGACGGGAAGGAAGTCCCAATAATTTGTGCTCCGCCTGAGGAAATAGAGAATTACGACCTCGACTATGAAGACTACATTGGCGACATGCCAGTCAAGTACAAGTATCGCAACGTTGAGCCTTATCCATGCGGCGACATAAAGACACTTTTCGAAAAGACTGATCAGGAGTTGAACGAAACAATGCCACTAAAGTATTTGATCGGGTATGATTTGCCAGATCCGAAGGATATAAAGATCAAAAAACGGCGTAAAAATAAGCGCCAACAGGATCAAACACAAAAGAAGAGATTCCACAAGTCGAAAACTCCACATAATGTTAATCATGATAAGCCTAGAGCCTTAGGACTTAACAAGAAGAAATCCAAAAGTAAaaaggtgtaaaatataatttattaaataaaattactctgTATTTGTTATCTTGGTGATTATAATTATCCTGAGTAGGGATTTCCAGTGGTACGGAATTTAgcatttaacaaatttctCCTGCATTGAGCGAGTGCTTTTTTAAGCTGAATACACTCTTGTCCAACATCCTCCGGTCTCAAGTTGTTAAGACAGTCTTCAAATGTTCTGTTAAGTTCCTTGAAACACCGTGAAGACTTGTAGCACTCAACCATA
This region includes:
- the FTSH11 gene encoding ATP-dependent metallopeptidase HflB family protein; translation: MIRKYTVALINNLSHKGRIRGSSYSFYLPKRSITHSSTRIYSLKRSIDEDILRGKLNELNLREANNYDPRIVIRAVESCHNNTFPKDEGVLKEYLRALVLSNTLYSRSLRPLVEPPNTNFTDNKINDKILNLLDRNEIYLKVDEKNPIHVVVNPSSGNNLWKFLRKFVSFSTLVLFFGSFVLMFNQNLHRSMKHSFKVITPDESDTTFDDVKGCDEVREELEEMIEYLKEPSKFAKLGAKLPKGILLAGSPGTGKTLIARALASEAGVPFIHASGSEFEEMFVGVGARRIRDLFKTAKSISPCIVFIDELDAVGSRRSSMDHNSVRMTLNQLLVELDGFAKHEGIVVLCATNFPESLDPALVRPGRLDKTVYIPLPDMKGRLEILKHYASKMILSSDIDLTTMAKRTVGMTGADLFNILNTAALKCSVQGLSAITASALEEAFDRVVVGLKGKPLINERERKSTAYHEGGHTLVSLHTNSATKVHKATILPRGNTLGVTWKIPEEKKDTRMNELKAEIDVLMGGMAAEEVIYGKENVTTGCQSDLKRATEIAKTLVMQFGVGLKDVVGPMFVDTQSYKELSEDLRKKIDSTVQSILDESYARAVTIIKNNVNQLHRLSEALVEYETLSYDEILKAIEGKLEMGVLRINPREQKNKVSNIKIKSTGDLITETQTQHSFKSN
- the KRI1 gene encoding KRI1-like family protein, whose translation is MPRKTKKKSLDKSNDTKHPNSNKLTNGTDDIADDDYDSSDESEDFSAELLTDKVEDNIYKTLMKIRHEDPEIYNYDHKFFSDSDFEDDEDEKTNKQEKPFTYSDFVRETLLKEGSEAFENYLNATSDGISYTEEQNNLKKAFLEASEALDDSDLLTKSDAIDVVPNFIASRPIRIKPSRETELISSYWASQEKLDENEEFLKDYIINQRWREDKLENFKVDHRLKKLDEYDEEHLEKADEFEHKYNYRYEEEDGAKIIGYPRNIEDSARKKDERRRLKRLEKKKRKMEEKVRRDENIKRLKNLRRSKFEMVKEIESTAGVSSIKQDAIDFDAPYDPEQHERDMKKIIGLGYDKQDDDNFDADLNPEMWWMCDECKKGIFSGQTHYDCKECDDFTLCEKCLTVTGHEHKDFDGKEVPIICAPPEEIENYDLDYEDYIGDMPVKYKYRNVEPYPCGDIKTLFEKTDQELNETMPLKYLIGYDLPDPKDIKIKKRRKNKRQQDQTQKKRFHKSKTPHNVNHDKPRALGLNKKKSKSKKV